From a region of the Nonlabens sp. Hel1_33_55 genome:
- the fumC gene encoding class II fumarate hydratase — protein MEYRIEKDTMGPIEVPADKLWGAQTQRSRENFKIGPSGSMPLEIVYGFAYLKKAAAYTNEELGVLAAEKRDLIAQVCDEILEGKHDDQFPLVIWQTGSGTQSNMNVNEVIANRAHQIAGKKIGEGDKTIQPNDDVNKSQSSNDTFPTGMHIACYKRIVEDTIPGIIQLRNTLHEKSQAFSDVVKIGRTHLMDATPLTLGQEFSGYVSQLDHGIIALENTLNHLSELALGGTAVGTGLNTPDGYDTTVARYIAEFTGLPFKTAENKFEALAAHDALVETHGALKQVAVSLNKIANDIRMLASGPRSGIGEIIIPANEPGSSIMPGKVNPTQCEALTMVSAQVMGNDVTVSVGGMQGQYELNVFKPVMAAAVLQSARLIGDACKSFEEHCAAGIEPNHSRINELVNNSLMLVTALNTKIGYYKAAEIANKAHEEGTTLKEAAVATGYLTADEFDEWVKPEDMVGKR, from the coding sequence ATGGAATACCGTATAGAAAAAGACACGATGGGACCAATTGAGGTCCCGGCAGATAAACTATGGGGCGCGCAAACGCAGCGTTCCAGAGAGAATTTTAAAATAGGGCCATCTGGCAGTATGCCGTTGGAAATCGTTTATGGATTTGCCTATTTGAAAAAAGCTGCTGCTTACACCAATGAAGAGTTAGGCGTACTTGCTGCCGAAAAACGTGATCTTATCGCACAGGTTTGTGATGAGATTCTAGAAGGTAAACATGACGATCAATTCCCGCTAGTGATCTGGCAAACAGGTTCTGGAACACAATCTAACATGAATGTCAACGAGGTGATTGCCAATCGTGCGCACCAGATTGCAGGAAAAAAAATAGGTGAAGGCGACAAAACCATCCAGCCTAATGACGACGTGAATAAATCACAAAGTAGTAACGATACATTCCCTACGGGTATGCACATTGCCTGCTATAAACGCATTGTAGAAGACACCATCCCAGGAATTATCCAGTTGCGCAACACGCTGCACGAGAAAAGCCAGGCATTTAGCGATGTCGTAAAAATTGGTCGCACTCATCTCATGGATGCAACACCATTAACGCTGGGTCAGGAATTTTCTGGATACGTTTCTCAGCTCGATCACGGTATCATCGCTTTGGAAAATACGCTGAATCACCTAAGCGAATTAGCATTAGGAGGAACGGCAGTTGGTACTGGACTAAATACTCCAGACGGTTATGATACAACCGTTGCTCGCTACATAGCAGAATTTACGGGTCTTCCGTTTAAAACGGCAGAGAACAAATTTGAGGCTTTGGCAGCACACGATGCTCTAGTAGAAACTCATGGAGCCTTAAAGCAAGTCGCAGTTTCTTTAAATAAAATTGCTAATGATATAAGAATGCTCGCCAGCGGACCACGTAGCGGAATTGGTGAAATCATCATTCCAGCAAACGAACCTGGTAGCTCAATTATGCCAGGAAAAGTGAATCCAACCCAATGCGAAGCATTGACTATGGTAAGTGCTCAAGTTATGGGTAATGATGTAACTGTAAGTGTTGGTGGTATGCAAGGCCAGTATGAACTCAATGTATTCAAACCGGTTATGGCGGCAGCAGTATTGCAAAGCGCCCGCTTGATAGGTGATGCCTGTAAAAGTTTTGAAGAGCACTGCGCCGCAGGGATTGAACCCAACCATTCTAGAATAAACGAGTTGGTGAATAATTCGTTGATGCTGGTAACGGCCTTAAATACTAAAATAGGCTACTACAAAGCCGCCGAAATAGCTAACAAAGCACACGAAGAAGGAACTACTTTAAAAGAAGCAGCAGTAGCTACTGGCTATCTAACTGCAGATGAGTTTGACGAATGGGTCAAGCCTGAGGACATGGTTGGGAAGAGATAA
- a CDS encoding L-serine ammonia-lyase yields the protein MAETPKKIEAISVFDMLKIGVGPSSSHTLGPWRAARNFLGKLRDKNLLGNVSSIEVDLYGSLSLTGKGHATDIAVILGLTNSDPQTCDISEIPETIDYVTNQKLLQLDGVYLITFNPQTAIRFNRNFLPFHPNGIRFKAIIDTGKVIFETYYSIGGGFFVQKERKRAARQRAIFECFPRPVSNAVELLAYCERENKPVSQIVLENEEYLNEPEEIDSRLQDIWDVMLDSMYTGCHTEGILPGGLNVRRRAFDTHQRLQKGEGYTNKEEWIEAIRSTEVKFREILKWVSCFALAVNEVNASLGRVVTAPTNGSAGVIPAVMMYYLVIENHQADFKHIKKFLLVAGEIGSLFKKGATISAAMGGCQAEIGVSSAMAAGALTELMGGTPAQVLMASEIAMEHHLGLTCDPIGGLVQVPCIERNAMGSIKAINACEMALDTDAKNAKVPLDKVIETMWQTAQDMNSKYKETSEGGLAVNVALSDC from the coding sequence ATGGCAGAAACTCCCAAAAAAATTGAAGCAATTAGCGTGTTTGACATGCTTAAAATAGGCGTTGGTCCATCGAGTTCCCATACTCTGGGACCGTGGCGTGCGGCTCGTAATTTTTTAGGAAAACTGCGCGACAAAAATCTTTTGGGAAATGTATCGTCCATTGAAGTTGATCTTTATGGCTCACTGTCGTTGACAGGAAAAGGACATGCGACAGACATCGCTGTGATTTTGGGACTGACAAATTCAGATCCTCAAACCTGTGATATTTCTGAAATTCCAGAAACGATAGATTATGTCACCAATCAAAAATTGCTTCAACTGGATGGTGTTTATCTGATTACTTTCAATCCGCAGACTGCTATTCGTTTCAATAGAAACTTTTTACCGTTTCATCCCAATGGTATACGTTTCAAAGCTATTATAGATACGGGTAAGGTTATTTTTGAAACATATTACAGCATAGGCGGTGGTTTTTTTGTTCAGAAGGAGCGAAAGAGAGCCGCTAGACAACGTGCTATTTTTGAATGCTTTCCCAGACCTGTTTCCAACGCCGTTGAATTATTAGCTTATTGCGAGCGAGAGAATAAACCGGTTTCCCAGATTGTTCTAGAGAATGAGGAATATCTCAATGAGCCAGAAGAAATAGACTCGAGATTGCAAGATATTTGGGATGTGATGCTGGATTCTATGTATACCGGTTGTCATACAGAAGGTATTCTGCCTGGTGGCTTGAATGTACGACGTAGAGCCTTTGATACGCACCAGCGTTTGCAGAAAGGCGAAGGATACACCAACAAGGAAGAATGGATAGAAGCCATACGATCCACAGAGGTAAAATTCAGGGAAATCCTTAAATGGGTTTCTTGTTTTGCACTTGCAGTCAACGAGGTAAACGCTTCTTTAGGTCGCGTAGTTACAGCGCCTACTAATGGAAGCGCTGGAGTCATTCCAGCAGTAATGATGTATTATCTAGTCATTGAAAACCATCAAGCCGATTTCAAACACATCAAAAAGTTTTTATTGGTCGCGGGTGAGATCGGATCGCTTTTCAAAAAAGGAGCTACTATAAGTGCAGCAATGGGCGGTTGTCAAGCAGAAATAGGTGTAAGCAGCGCTATGGCTGCCGGCGCATTAACTGAATTAATGGGCGGCACGCCTGCACAAGTTTTAATGGCCAGCGAGATTGCCATGGAACACCATTTAGGACTTACTTGCGATCCAATAGGCGGATTGGTTCAGGTTCCATGTATTGAGCGCAACGCTATGGGCTCCATAAAAGCGATTAACGCTTGCGAGATGGCACTAGATACTGATGCAAAAAATGCTAAGGTACCTCTAGATAAAGTGATTGAAACTATGTGGCAAACCGCTCAGGATATGAATTCCAAATACAAAGAAACAAGTGAAGGCGGCCTTGCCGTTAATGTAGCGCTGTCTGATTGTTAA
- a CDS encoding translation initiation factor, producing MDLKDQLKNLFPEHEVPQEPEAEKSDIWLQDDPLECRFEKRKGKVNTIIAGYTGATEDFKILAKDIKTSLGVGGSFKNDTIIIQGDYRDRIMEMLKEKGFKVKRVGG from the coding sequence ATGGACTTAAAAGACCAACTTAAAAACCTATTCCCAGAACACGAAGTGCCTCAAGAGCCCGAAGCTGAAAAAAGTGACATTTGGTTACAAGATGATCCATTGGAATGCCGCTTTGAAAAGCGTAAAGGGAAAGTCAACACCATCATAGCCGGTTATACTGGAGCTACAGAGGACTTCAAAATCTTGGCAAAAGACATCAAAACCTCATTAGGAGTTGGTGGCAGTTTCAAAAACGATACCATCATCATCCAGGGAGATTACAGAGACCGCATTATGGAAATGCTTAAAGAAAAAGGATTTAAGGTAAAGCGCGTTGGCGGTTAA
- a CDS encoding mechanosensitive ion channel domain-containing protein, with protein sequence MKEILIQPEVIATLIILFIAFIIHRSVIWSAGKLSKKVERSKLRKQYLNRYVGYVIWSLTVIAIVFVWGLSRGETFWVALGSTFAVVGVALFANWSILSNVTASFILYFTFPYKIGDRVRIHDKDLPVTAVIEDIKGFYTILRTAEGELITYPNNLLLQKGVSILYNREESIFDIDKHAETDPTAR encoded by the coding sequence ATGAAAGAAATCTTAATACAACCAGAGGTCATAGCGACCTTGATCATATTGTTCATCGCCTTTATCATTCACAGAAGTGTTATCTGGAGTGCTGGTAAGTTGAGCAAGAAAGTAGAGCGGTCTAAATTACGCAAGCAATACTTGAACCGCTATGTAGGCTATGTGATATGGAGTCTTACTGTAATAGCAATTGTTTTTGTTTGGGGATTGAGTCGCGGTGAAACTTTTTGGGTGGCGCTGGGTTCCACATTTGCCGTGGTAGGTGTGGCATTATTTGCCAACTGGAGCATTTTGAGTAATGTCACTGCCAGTTTCATTTTGTACTTTACGTTTCCCTATAAAATAGGCGATCGCGTAAGAATTCATGATAAGGATTTACCAGTAACCGCAGTTATTGAAGACATCAAAGGTTTCTATACAATTCTTAGAACTGCCGAAGGTGAACTTATCACCTACCCCAATAACCTGCTGCTTCAAAAAGGAGTTAGTATATTGTACAATCGTGAGGAGTCTATCTTTGATATTGACAAACACGCAGAAACCGATCCTACCGCCAGATAA
- a CDS encoding septum formation inhibitor Maf, which produces MKTLLIFVCFFMLIGCDSTGNETIAASNQPNALRNDVPDAANRSLSPEFKDYWYAGVAEISNYDLKITRYGEERDGNAVLIFVTEPFDALDQIKADKDKETNRSVLKLNATRDFYTGIYPYKIMSSTFLPLDKEENAIKVATSIQEWCGHTYMQLNNKGDKYDGVLYSYFQSEGNTEFTVENVMLENQIPNQLRIDPKLMPTGDIKIIPSTEYLRLTHNPTEALMATASLEMQDDQFIYSVIYNNGRKISYTLESTSPYKILSWYEEYPQRGSISTSTASLKKSLRTPYWNQNSNKYSVLRDSLGL; this is translated from the coding sequence ATGAAGACATTATTGATTTTCGTTTGTTTTTTTATGCTAATCGGTTGTGATTCAACAGGAAATGAAACAATAGCAGCAAGTAATCAACCAAATGCATTAAGGAACGATGTGCCAGACGCAGCAAATCGAAGTCTAAGCCCAGAATTTAAAGATTACTGGTATGCTGGAGTTGCAGAGATCAGTAATTATGATCTCAAGATCACTAGATATGGCGAGGAGCGTGATGGAAATGCAGTTCTTATTTTTGTTACCGAGCCTTTTGACGCTTTAGACCAAATCAAAGCTGATAAAGACAAGGAGACTAACAGATCTGTACTGAAATTGAACGCTACCCGAGATTTTTACACAGGAATCTATCCCTATAAAATTATGAGTAGTACTTTTTTGCCGCTGGACAAAGAAGAAAATGCGATCAAAGTAGCAACGTCCATTCAAGAATGGTGTGGTCATACCTACATGCAACTCAATAATAAAGGTGACAAATATGATGGTGTCCTTTATAGTTATTTCCAAAGTGAAGGAAATACAGAGTTTACCGTTGAAAATGTCATGTTGGAAAATCAAATCCCAAATCAGCTGCGCATCGATCCCAAGCTTATGCCTACGGGCGATATCAAAATCATTCCATCTACAGAATACTTGAGATTGACTCACAATCCCACGGAAGCACTAATGGCAACTGCAAGTTTAGAGATGCAGGATGACCAATTCATATATAGTGTTATATATAATAATGGCAGAAAGATTTCCTATACATTAGAATCCACAAGTCCTTATAAGATTTTATCGTGGTACGAAGAGTATCCACAACGTGGCAGTATATCAACATCCACTGCCAGTTTGAAAAAATCTTTAAGAACACCGTACTGGAATCAAAACAGCAACAAATATTCGGTATTAAGAGATAGTTTAGGCTTATGA
- a CDS encoding lipocalin family protein — MKKYILFSAITALLLVGCGGTQNAIKQTERTVRGNWVVDSVTYTGNGQFKSTLLQDVSAQCFEGSQWYFVANNNRGSYSIESPSCNTGTRNFVWVIPGSKDIIEGDLLLKPTGDNYKSETDAGFRLNVNNLTETSMVWSQSVLVGGNTVKVNMNFRKLAE; from the coding sequence ATGAAAAAATATATTCTTTTTAGTGCGATTACTGCACTTTTACTAGTAGGCTGTGGTGGTACTCAAAACGCCATCAAACAAACTGAAAGAACTGTTAGAGGTAACTGGGTCGTTGATTCGGTAACTTATACAGGTAATGGCCAGTTTAAGTCAACCTTATTACAAGACGTAAGTGCTCAGTGCTTTGAAGGAAGTCAGTGGTATTTTGTAGCTAACAATAATCGTGGTAGCTATTCCATCGAATCTCCGTCATGTAATACAGGAACGAGAAACTTTGTATGGGTAATACCTGGATCTAAAGATATCATCGAAGGCGATCTTTTGTTGAAACCAACTGGTGATAATTACAAAAGTGAAACCGATGCTGGTTTTAGATTGAACGTAAACAACCTTACTGAAACTAGTATGGTATGGAGTCAAAGTGTTCTTGTAGGCGGTAACACCGTTAAAGTAAATATGAACTTCAGAAAATTAGCTGAATAA
- a CDS encoding OmpA family protein, translating to MKTRILSIVTALLLIVSCQSLQNTNKQQRGTAIGAAAGGILGAIIGNNVGDGDNQTEGVVAGAALGGVIGNVIGRRMDKQAQEISQEIPGAQVERVGEGIVVTFDEGSGVKFATNQASLNASSKATLDKLVNVMNDYPGTEILVSGYTDSQGEAAYNMDLSKRRAFAVRDYLITDGIATDRMVVTYHGEEQPIATNDTAEGRAQNRRVEVGIVAGEEMRRDAEQEVKG from the coding sequence ATGAAAACTAGAATTTTAAGTATAGTGACCGCATTATTACTAATCGTAAGCTGTCAATCATTACAAAATACCAATAAACAACAACGTGGTACCGCAATAGGTGCTGCTGCAGGTGGAATCCTTGGAGCTATTATCGGAAATAACGTAGGTGATGGAGATAACCAAACTGAAGGTGTTGTTGCTGGTGCTGCCTTAGGTGGTGTTATTGGTAACGTGATAGGACGTAGAATGGACAAGCAGGCACAAGAAATTTCTCAAGAAATTCCTGGTGCGCAAGTAGAACGAGTAGGTGAAGGAATTGTAGTAACTTTTGATGAAGGTAGTGGAGTAAAATTTGCAACTAATCAGGCTAGTCTCAACGCATCCTCAAAAGCAACTTTGGATAAATTGGTAAATGTAATGAATGATTATCCAGGAACAGAAATACTTGTTTCAGGTTATACTGATAGCCAAGGAGAAGCTGCTTACAACATGGATCTTTCTAAAAGAAGAGCATTTGCAGTTCGTGATTACCTAATTACTGATGGGATAGCTACAGATCGCATGGTAGTAACTTACCATGGTGAAGAGCAGCCTATTGCTACAAACGACACAGCAGAAGGTCGTGCACAAAACCGTCGCGTTGAAGTTGGTATTGTTGCCGGTGAAGAAATGCGTCGTGATGCAGAACAAGAAGTGAAAGGTTAA
- a CDS encoding DoxX family protein, which yields MDYTVLKVLEIIIKLAIGLSILNVWLLNRKKATPWRAQNATTMREEFAVYGLSKSMMVIVGTLKCFFAVLLLISIFYPSNLFPSIEWIGAAGIALMMAVAISMHFKVGDPPKKSLPAAIFMILSIIVIFI from the coding sequence ATGGACTACACAGTATTAAAAGTTTTAGAAATAATAATTAAACTAGCGATAGGGCTTAGCATTTTAAATGTGTGGCTACTCAATAGAAAAAAAGCAACTCCTTGGAGAGCTCAAAACGCTACGACCATGAGAGAAGAGTTTGCGGTATATGGACTTTCAAAAAGCATGATGGTCATTGTGGGAACTTTGAAATGCTTTTTCGCCGTTTTATTACTCATTTCGATATTCTATCCTTCAAACCTATTTCCTAGCATAGAATGGATTGGAGCGGCAGGAATTGCTTTAATGATGGCCGTTGCTATATCAATGCATTTTAAGGTAGGTGATCCTCCTAAAAAATCATTGCCAGCTGCCATATTTATGATTCTTTCAATAATCGTAATCTTTATTTAA
- a CDS encoding DoxX family protein, protein MSVLSLLIYFSGIAFLFFGVTCLLTPRMKLEFTRFGLSTIQRQITGVLQIAGSIGLLLFTYSLLIAAISAAGLSILMLLGFITRMRIKDSVYESSPAFIFMILNGIIAYKLWILI, encoded by the coding sequence ATGTCCGTACTGAGTTTGTTGATCTATTTTAGTGGTATTGCATTTCTGTTTTTTGGTGTAACCTGTCTTCTTACACCGAGGATGAAGCTCGAGTTTACCAGATTTGGTCTTTCTACAATTCAACGCCAGATCACTGGAGTTCTGCAAATCGCGGGTTCCATAGGTTTATTACTATTCACCTACAGTCTATTGATTGCCGCGATATCTGCAGCAGGTCTTTCAATTCTTATGCTTTTAGGCTTTATTACAAGAATGCGGATCAAGGATTCTGTCTATGAATCCTCGCCCGCATTTATTTTTATGATCCTTAATGGGATCATTGCTTATAAGCTGTGGATCTTGATTTAA
- a CDS encoding NAD(P)-dependent alcohol dehydrogenase, which produces MSTEIKAYGAQDSKADLKQMTIERRDLNANDVKIDILYCGVCHSDIHTVRNDWGNAKYPSVPGHEIVGKVVEVGADVSNFSEGDLVGVGCMVDSCLSCSACEEDLEQFCEEGMVGTYNGKDKHLGGHTYGGYSTSITVREHFVLKVPTNLDTKAVAPLLCAGITTFSPLSHWNIKKGDKVGVVGLGGLGHMGIKFAAAMGAETIMITTSPDKAEDAKRLGADGVLVSKDEDAMKEHRGSFDFILNTVPVKHDVNPYLQLLKRDSTMVMVGAIEPLEPMNGGNIIMGRKSIAGSLIGGIKETQEMLDFCGENDIVCDVEMINMDEINTAYDRVTDGDVKYRFVIDMQSLKN; this is translated from the coding sequence ATGAGTACAGAAATAAAAGCTTACGGCGCACAAGATTCAAAGGCAGATTTAAAACAGATGACCATTGAGCGTCGCGATTTGAATGCAAATGATGTCAAAATTGACATTTTATACTGTGGTGTTTGTCACAGTGATATACATACAGTTCGTAATGATTGGGGAAATGCAAAATATCCTTCCGTTCCAGGACATGAGATTGTAGGAAAAGTAGTTGAAGTAGGAGCAGATGTCTCCAATTTTAGCGAAGGTGATCTTGTTGGAGTTGGATGTATGGTAGATTCCTGTTTGAGTTGTAGTGCCTGTGAAGAGGATCTTGAACAATTCTGTGAAGAAGGTATGGTAGGTACGTATAATGGAAAAGATAAGCACTTAGGCGGTCATACTTATGGTGGATATTCTACTAGTATTACTGTTAGGGAACACTTTGTACTTAAAGTACCAACAAACCTCGATACTAAGGCCGTTGCGCCATTGCTTTGTGCAGGTATAACCACCTTCTCTCCATTAAGTCACTGGAACATTAAGAAAGGTGATAAGGTTGGAGTAGTTGGTCTAGGTGGATTAGGACACATGGGAATCAAATTTGCTGCTGCTATGGGAGCAGAAACGATCATGATTACTACATCACCAGATAAGGCAGAAGATGCCAAAAGATTAGGCGCAGACGGCGTTTTGGTTTCAAAGGATGAGGACGCTATGAAAGAACACCGTGGATCTTTTGATTTTATACTAAATACAGTTCCTGTAAAGCATGACGTCAATCCATACCTACAATTATTGAAAAGAGATTCTACCATGGTGATGGTAGGTGCCATTGAACCACTTGAACCTATGAATGGTGGAAATATCATTATGGGTCGCAAGAGTATTGCAGGTTCTTTAATTGGTGGTATTAAAGAGACTCAGGAAATGTTGGACTTTTGTGGTGAAAACGACATCGTTTGTGACGTTGAAATGATCAACATGGATGAAATCAATACGGCTTATGATCGCGTTACTGACGGTGATGTGAAATATCGTTTTGTAATTGATATGCAGTCATTGAAGAACTAA
- a CDS encoding sensor histidine kinase, translating to MKIAPRPSNEILRQQALEKYQILNSLPEDSYNNITRIIAAICDTPIALISLIGNETNFFKSRHGIDLTESPRDLSFCSHTIISDDDIMMVNDARKDDRFVGNPAIEEQNTIFYAGVPLIDKEGFKLGTLCVFDGKPRELNETQIDSLKSMAKHVMLLFDERLQNFELKKIQEELEVRNQELKDFAGIVTHDLKTPLAHISMISQLLAADNKDKFTKDSMEYLELLENAGFNLSRYIDGMLLFYQSDELVSDELDDVNFTELVEDIIAMTGKDAAVKISYSPKEPTIIKSSKAALHQILLNFVNNSIKYGDKKTTRVSIDLFDQDEYYSISVSDNGRGIPQEKIDHVFNLFYTADEEDRHGNKGTGIGLATVKKLLGHLDGTFDIQSEVGKGTNITIFLPKFLKQ from the coding sequence ATGAAGATTGCCCCAAGACCTTCTAATGAAATACTAAGACAGCAGGCACTTGAGAAATATCAAATTCTCAATAGTTTACCAGAAGATAGCTACAACAATATTACAAGAATTATTGCTGCTATCTGTGATACACCTATTGCTCTTATCTCTCTTATAGGCAATGAAACCAATTTCTTTAAATCGAGACATGGTATTGACTTAACAGAATCACCACGAGATTTATCCTTTTGTTCTCATACCATCATCAGTGATGATGATATAATGATGGTTAATGATGCTAGAAAAGATGATCGCTTTGTAGGCAATCCAGCCATAGAAGAGCAAAACACTATTTTCTATGCAGGTGTTCCCTTGATAGATAAAGAAGGTTTCAAGCTTGGAACTCTTTGTGTGTTTGATGGCAAACCCAGAGAATTAAATGAGACGCAAATAGACTCATTAAAAAGCATGGCAAAGCATGTTATGTTACTTTTTGATGAGCGTTTACAAAATTTTGAACTTAAAAAAATTCAGGAAGAGTTAGAGGTTCGTAATCAGGAATTGAAGGATTTTGCTGGTATTGTTACTCACGATCTCAAAACACCGTTAGCGCACATATCCATGATATCACAGCTGCTTGCAGCTGACAATAAGGATAAGTTTACAAAGGATTCCATGGAGTATTTGGAATTACTAGAAAATGCTGGATTCAATTTGAGCAGGTATATAGACGGTATGTTGCTATTCTATCAAAGTGACGAACTAGTCTCTGATGAACTTGATGATGTAAACTTCACAGAACTTGTCGAGGATATCATAGCTATGACTGGTAAAGATGCAGCGGTCAAGATATCCTATTCTCCTAAGGAGCCAACGATTATTAAATCAAGCAAAGCCGCTCTACATCAAATCTTATTGAACTTTGTTAATAATAGCATCAAGTACGGTGATAAGAAAACCACTAGGGTGTCAATAGACCTGTTTGATCAAGATGAATACTACAGCATTTCTGTATCAGACAATGGTCGCGGTATTCCTCAAGAAAAAATAGATCACGTATTCAATCTTTTCTACACGGCAGATGAAGAAGATCGACATGGAAATAAAGGAACCGGGATAGGTCTAGCAACTGTGAAAAAATTGTTGGGCCATCTAGATGGTACTTTTGACATACAATCTGAAGTTGGTAAAGGAACCAACATTACCATTTTCCTTCCAAAATTTCTTAAACAGTAA
- a CDS encoding PepSY-like domain-containing protein — MNYKLIFILAATIIISSCEMTEKEKVPQSVVATFLNKYPDEDDANWVKDDSGLWEAQFDRNGEDYRAGFKENGLWVETELTLAQNDIPKSVNDAVTRDFKNQKIKEVELVNHFSKGVFYKVEFMNDNSTEQVNYKEDGTRL; from the coding sequence ATGAACTACAAACTTATATTTATTCTAGCAGCAACTATTATAATTTCTAGTTGCGAAATGACCGAAAAGGAAAAAGTCCCACAATCAGTTGTGGCAACTTTTTTAAACAAATATCCTGATGAAGATGATGCCAATTGGGTAAAAGACGATTCTGGATTGTGGGAAGCACAATTTGATAGGAACGGTGAGGATTACCGTGCTGGTTTTAAGGAAAATGGCTTATGGGTTGAAACCGAATTAACTTTAGCTCAAAATGATATTCCAAAATCGGTTAACGATGCAGTAACCAGAGATTTTAAAAATCAAAAGATAAAAGAAGTAGAACTAGTCAATCATTTTAGCAAAGGAGTTTTCTACAAAGTAGAATTCATGAATGATAATTCAACGGAGCAGGTCAATTATAAAGAAGACGGCACGAGGCTTTAA
- a CDS encoding PAS domain-containing sensor histidine kinase produces the protein MSMLSDSNAERQLKSIKGIFEDQKALSFNLFQHMPIGICITDSKGIFTDVNATYCDIYGYTKDELIGNSFTYVVPEEQKEKLLDYHEEFMQRQYELQGRWTVQNKSNEQFDIIANAAYLKTEENDSRKMTLVVKAEELEDTVKRLETTIAILERKLETQDIANRLAEHDLRNRLSSIVSVADILSNSKVDEKQRKWIDTIKRIGKDTLLLLSSARDFARMERGEYEPEITEFDLVASLANVTKDYIDTIEEKNLMIHLVRDGKDLEPSTDELMFKGDEFYLEHMFQNILGNAIEASPDNEEITIDLACDDELRISFSNMGMIPEDIQETFFEKYTTSGKDRGTGLGTYIAKMIAGFHGGNISFISSKEEGTTLFIVLPIDCIT, from the coding sequence ATGAGTATGTTAAGCGATAGTAATGCAGAGAGGCAACTGAAATCCATCAAAGGTATCTTTGAGGATCAAAAGGCGCTTTCGTTCAATCTTTTTCAGCACATGCCTATTGGTATATGCATTACTGACTCTAAAGGTATTTTTACAGATGTTAATGCCACTTATTGTGATATCTATGGATACACTAAGGATGAGTTGATAGGTAATTCCTTTACTTATGTCGTACCAGAGGAACAAAAAGAAAAACTCTTGGACTACCATGAGGAGTTCATGCAAAGACAATATGAGTTGCAAGGCCGCTGGACCGTTCAAAACAAAAGCAACGAGCAGTTTGATATAATTGCTAATGCTGCTTATTTAAAAACGGAAGAGAATGACAGCCGCAAAATGACGCTGGTTGTCAAAGCCGAAGAACTTGAGGACACTGTAAAACGCCTTGAGACCACCATTGCAATTCTAGAAAGAAAACTAGAAACGCAAGACATAGCGAATAGACTTGCTGAACATGATTTGCGCAACCGTTTGAGCTCTATAGTATCTGTAGCAGATATTTTATCCAACAGTAAGGTTGATGAAAAGCAACGTAAATGGATTGACACCATCAAGCGTATAGGAAAAGACACTTTGCTCTTATTATCGTCTGCCAGAGATTTTGCCAGAATGGAACGTGGTGAGTATGAACCAGAGATTACAGAATTTGATCTTGTAGCGTCACTTGCCAATGTTACCAAAGATTATATTGATACGATTGAAGAAAAGAACCTAATGATTCATTTAGTGCGCGATGGGAAAGACCTCGAGCCAAGTACTGACGAGTTAATGTTCAAGGGTGACGAATTCTATCTGGAGCACATGTTTCAAAATATACTGGGAAATGCCATCGAAGCTTCACCAGATAATGAAGAAATAACGATCGACCTTGCCTGCGATGATGAGCTGAGAATCTCGTTTTCTAATATGGGAATGATCCCAGAAGATATCCAGGAAACATTTTTTGAAAAATACACCACATCTGGGAAGGATCGTGGTACCGGATTAGGAACTTACATCGCTAAAATGATTGCAGGTTTCCACGGTGGTAATATTTCGTTCATTTCTTCTAAAGAGGAAGGAACCACATTATTTATTGTACTTCCCATAGACTGTATTACATAA